A single genomic interval of Streptomyces showdoensis harbors:
- a CDS encoding protein kinase domain-containing protein — protein MAPESGAGGGLPDASAESWGVGGVVGDGRYRLTHRLGRGGMAEVFAAEDVRLGRTVAVKLLRSDLAEDPVSKARFTREAQSVAGLNHHAIVAVYDSGEDLVNGRPVPYIVMELVEGRTIRDLLISAEAPGPEQALIIVSGVLEALAYSHQHGIVHRDIKPANVIITHGGAVKVMDFGIARALHGAQSTMTQTGMVMGTPQYLSPEQALGKAVDHRSDLYATGCLLYELLALRPPFTGETPLSVVYQHVQDMPIPPSEVAPAAPPELDGLAMRSLAKDPDDRFQSAEEMRGLIQYALQMLQEQGGHTGVWNTGPVDMRDMHGMHDPMHTPGGGMGGVGATAVLGHPMHHETAQGPILPPMNPDDGGYDGGHGGHGGYGPDGGYGNQGGGRGGRAKLLLFVALALVAIVAGVAYAIDKAGDKGTGGTTKPPAVSDSPSTKSQSPEPSDEPSEETPPPDSSSGGNQHTYRPTYKPTYEPTKNPTPTDTPSTDPTGTADGGTGTSEGTTEGTTEGTTEGSSTGTSTGTSTGTSTGTSTGTSTGTSTGTGTSTGTSTGTSTGTGTTTGTAAGTG, from the coding sequence ATGGCACCCGAATCCGGAGCAGGCGGCGGTCTGCCGGACGCTTCTGCCGAGTCCTGGGGCGTCGGCGGAGTGGTCGGTGACGGACGCTACCGACTGACCCACCGCCTCGGACGCGGCGGCATGGCCGAGGTGTTCGCGGCGGAGGACGTGCGCCTGGGGCGCACCGTGGCGGTGAAGCTGCTGCGTTCCGACCTCGCCGAGGACCCGGTCTCCAAGGCCCGCTTCACGCGTGAGGCGCAGTCCGTCGCGGGCCTCAACCACCACGCGATCGTGGCGGTCTACGACTCGGGCGAGGACCTGGTCAACGGCCGCCCCGTGCCGTACATCGTGATGGAGCTGGTCGAGGGCCGCACCATCCGCGACCTGCTGATCAGCGCCGAGGCGCCGGGGCCCGAGCAGGCCCTCATCATCGTCTCGGGCGTCCTGGAGGCGCTGGCCTACTCCCACCAGCACGGCATCGTGCACCGTGACATCAAGCCGGCGAACGTGATCATCACGCACGGCGGCGCGGTCAAGGTCATGGACTTCGGCATCGCCCGCGCCCTGCACGGCGCGCAGTCGACGATGACCCAGACCGGCATGGTCATGGGCACCCCGCAGTACCTCTCCCCCGAGCAGGCGCTCGGCAAGGCCGTCGACCACCGCTCCGACCTGTACGCGACGGGCTGCCTGCTCTACGAACTGCTCGCGCTGCGGCCCCCGTTCACGGGTGAGACGCCGCTGTCGGTGGTCTACCAGCACGTCCAGGACATGCCGATCCCGCCGTCCGAGGTGGCTCCGGCGGCGCCGCCGGAGCTCGACGGCCTGGCGATGCGCTCGCTCGCGAAGGACCCGGACGACCGGTTCCAGAGCGCCGAGGAGATGCGCGGCCTGATCCAGTACGCGCTGCAGATGCTCCAGGAGCAGGGCGGCCACACCGGTGTGTGGAACACCGGTCCCGTCGACATGCGGGACATGCACGGGATGCACGACCCGATGCACACCCCGGGCGGCGGGATGGGCGGCGTCGGCGCGACGGCCGTCCTCGGCCACCCGATGCACCACGAGACCGCGCAGGGCCCGATCCTGCCCCCGATGAACCCGGACGACGGGGGCTACGACGGCGGGCACGGCGGCCACGGGGGCTACGGCCCGGACGGTGGCTACGGGAACCAGGGCGGCGGCAGGGGCGGCCGCGCGAAGCTGCTGCTCTTCGTGGCGCTCGCGCTGGTCGCGATCGTCGCGGGCGTCGCGTACGCGATCGACAAGGCGGGCGACAAGGGCACCGGCGGCACCACGAAGCCGCCGGCGGTCAGCGATTCGCCGTCCACCAAGTCGCAGTCGCCGGAGCCCTCGGACGAGCCGTCGGAGGAGACCCCGCCGCCGGACTCGTCCTCGGGCGGCAACCAGCACACCTACCGGCCCACGTACAAGCCGACGTACGAACCGACGAAGAACCCGACGCCGACGGACACGCCGTCGACGGACCCGACCGGCACGGCCGACGGCGGCACGGGCACGAGCGAGGGCACCACCGAGGGCACGACCGAGGGCACCACCGAGGGCTCCTCGACCGGCACCTCGACGGGGACGTCCACGGGCACCTCGACGGGGACGTCCACGGGCACCTCGACCGGGACGTCCACGGGGACGGGCACCTCGACGGGCACCTCCACCGGCACCTCGACCGGTACGGGCACGACGACGGGCACCGCCGCCGGCACGGGCTGA
- a CDS encoding phosphotransferase, translated as MPRSSAPLTSPRTSLSSPSPAPPLGALLRRYGDAGEPLSCEPVAQGLLNRGYRLSTTRGRYFLKQHLDARTADRDTITRQHRATLRLHALGLPVAPPLHDARGRTVAVIGGRCYALHPWVEGRHREGAELSTAGSHRLGTLLGHVHTSLERVMDSPPPDAGHESACPEETLRLIEELLRLVRTRRRRDGFDELAEHRLRERRVLLDRHAHRRPPDATAGGWVHGDFHPFNLLYRGAQPVAIIDWDRLGVRPRAEEAVRAAAIFFVRPAGELALDKVRAYARAYRRAAGADRAELAAAVDRVWWERLNDFWTLRWRYQHHDRRADPLFPALSALAVWWTREYEAVRDAFAG; from the coding sequence GTGCCGCGCTCATCTGCACCCCTGACCTCCCCCCGGACGTCCTTATCGTCCCCCTCCCCCGCCCCGCCCCTCGGCGCCCTGCTGCGCCGCTACGGGGACGCGGGCGAGCCGCTGTCCTGTGAGCCCGTCGCCCAGGGCCTGCTCAACCGCGGCTACCGGCTCTCCACCACGCGGGGCCGCTACTTCCTCAAACAGCACCTGGACGCTCGTACCGCCGACCGGGACACCATCACCCGCCAGCACCGGGCCACCCTGCGGCTGCACGCCCTCGGGCTGCCCGTCGCCCCGCCGCTGCACGACGCGCGGGGGCGCACCGTCGCCGTCATCGGCGGCCGCTGCTACGCCCTGCACCCCTGGGTCGAGGGCCGGCACCGGGAGGGCGCCGAGCTGTCCACCGCGGGCTCCCACCGGCTCGGCACCCTGCTCGGGCACGTCCACACCAGCCTGGAGCGGGTCATGGACTCCCCGCCGCCGGACGCCGGCCACGAGAGCGCCTGCCCCGAGGAGACGCTCCGGCTGATCGAGGAGCTGTTACGCCTGGTGCGGACCCGCCGGCGGCGCGACGGCTTCGACGAGCTGGCCGAGCACCGGCTCCGCGAGCGCCGGGTGCTGCTCGACCGGCACGCCCACCGCCGCCCGCCGGACGCCACCGCGGGCGGCTGGGTGCACGGCGACTTCCACCCGTTCAACCTGCTCTACCGCGGCGCCCAGCCCGTCGCGATCATCGACTGGGACCGGCTCGGGGTCCGCCCGCGCGCCGAGGAGGCGGTCCGGGCCGCCGCGATCTTCTTCGTCCGGCCGGCCGGCGAGCTCGCCCTGGACAAGGTGCGGGCCTACGCGCGCGCCTACCGGCGGGCGGCCGGCGCGGACCGGGCCGAGCTGGCCGCCGCGGTCGACCGCGTGTGGTGGGAGCGGCTCAACGACTTCTGGACCCTGCGCTGGCGCTACCAGCACCACGACCGCAGGGCCGACCCGCTGTTCCCCGCGCTGTCGGCCCTGGCCGTGTGGTGGACCCGCGAGTACGAGGCGGTACGCGACGCCTTCGCGGGGTGA
- a CDS encoding pyridoxamine 5'-phosphate oxidase family protein: protein MSTEEIRAIELLSRVSYGRVATSMRAMPFVAPARHIVFDGDVLIRLHRGLGYHRACNGSVVAYGADNFGSSDDTVWSVQFTGTAEIIELTEAQLAAFGPEPHTVDGAPFDPVFMRIEPQFVTVHTLDYTSEQPAPAPAVPSIERHLHHVA from the coding sequence ATGTCCACCGAGGAGATCCGCGCCATCGAGCTGCTGAGCCGTGTGTCGTACGGCCGGGTGGCGACGAGCATGCGGGCGATGCCGTTCGTCGCGCCCGCCCGCCACATCGTGTTCGACGGCGACGTCCTGATCCGGCTCCACCGCGGCCTGGGCTACCACCGGGCCTGCAACGGCAGCGTCGTGGCCTACGGGGCGGACAACTTCGGTTCGTCCGACGACACCGTGTGGTCCGTGCAGTTCACCGGCACCGCCGAGATCATCGAACTCACCGAGGCCCAGCTTGCCGCCTTCGGCCCGGAGCCCCACACCGTGGACGGCGCCCCCTTCGACCCGGTCTTCATGCGCATCGAGCCCCAGTTCGTCACCGTCCACACCCTCGACTACACGTCCGAGCAGCCGGCCCCGGCCCCCGCCGTTCCCTCCATCGAGCGACACCTCCACCACGTAGCGTGA
- a CDS encoding response regulator, which yields MREEGKIRVFLLDDHEVVRRGVHELLSVEDDIEVVGEAGTAADALVRIPATRPDVAVLDVRLPDGSGVEVCREVRSQDDSIKCLMLTSYADDEALFDAIMAGASGYVLKAIRGNELLNAVRDVAAGKSLLDPVATARVLERLRDGNNPKGDDRLANLTEQEKKILDLIGEGLTNRAIGERLHLAEKTIKNYVSSLLSKLGMERRSQAAAYVARMQAERH from the coding sequence GTGCGCGAAGAAGGAAAAATCCGGGTATTTCTGCTGGACGACCACGAGGTCGTGCGGCGCGGCGTCCACGAGCTGCTCTCCGTGGAGGACGACATCGAGGTGGTCGGCGAAGCCGGTACCGCCGCGGACGCCCTGGTCAGGATCCCTGCGACCCGGCCCGACGTGGCCGTGCTGGACGTCCGGCTCCCGGACGGCAGCGGCGTCGAGGTGTGCCGCGAGGTCCGTTCCCAGGACGATTCGATCAAGTGCCTGATGCTCACCTCGTACGCGGACGACGAAGCGCTCTTCGACGCGATCATGGCCGGGGCCTCGGGGTACGTCCTGAAGGCCATCCGCGGCAACGAGCTCCTCAACGCGGTCCGCGACGTCGCGGCCGGGAAGTCGCTGCTCGACCCGGTGGCGACCGCCCGGGTCCTGGAGCGGCTGCGGGACGGCAACAACCCCAAGGGTGACGACCGGCTCGCCAATCTCACCGAGCAGGAGAAGAAGATCCTGGACCTGATCGGCGAGGGCCTGACCAACCGGGCCATCGGCGAGCGGCTCCACCTGGCGGAGAAGACCATCAAGAACTACGTCTCCAGCCTGCTGTCGAAGCTGGGCATGGAGCGGCGTTCCCAGGCCGCCGCGTACGTGGCGAGGATGCAGGCCGAGCGCCACTGA
- the pdhA gene encoding pyruvate dehydrogenase (acetyl-transferring) E1 component subunit alpha, giving the protein MTVESTAARKTTRRSSGTKRTASASASTKKATAAQSAEPELVQLLTPEGERVQHPEYDIDLSSEELRGLYRDMVLSRRFDAEATALQRQGELGLWASLLGQEAAQIGSGRALRDDDYVFPTYREHAVAWCRGVDPTNLLGMFRGVNNGGWDPNTNNFHLYTIVLGSQTLHATGYAMGITKDGADSAVIAYFGDGASSQGDVNESFVFSAVYNAPVVFFCQNNQWAISEPIEKQTRVPLYQRAAGFGFPGVRVDGNDVLACLAVTRSALERARRGEGPTLIEAYTYRMAAHTTSDDPTRYRRDAEREEWEAKDPIARLKAYMEREGHADAAFFEELETESEALGKHVREVVRAMPVPEHMAIFDNVYADGHALVDEERAQFAAYQASFEGGEAE; this is encoded by the coding sequence GTGACCGTGGAGAGCACTGCCGCGCGCAAGACGACGCGACGCAGCAGCGGCACCAAGCGCACCGCAAGCGCCAGCGCGAGCACGAAGAAGGCGACGGCCGCGCAGAGCGCCGAGCCCGAGCTCGTTCAGCTGCTGACGCCCGAGGGGGAGCGCGTCCAGCACCCCGAGTACGACATCGACCTCAGCTCCGAGGAGCTGCGCGGCCTCTACCGCGACATGGTCCTCAGCCGCCGCTTCGACGCCGAGGCCACCGCCCTGCAGCGCCAGGGCGAGCTGGGCCTGTGGGCCTCCCTGCTCGGCCAGGAGGCCGCCCAGATCGGCTCCGGCCGCGCCCTCCGCGACGACGACTACGTCTTCCCCACCTACCGCGAGCACGCCGTCGCCTGGTGCCGCGGGGTCGACCCCACCAACCTGCTCGGCATGTTCCGCGGTGTGAACAACGGTGGTTGGGACCCCAACACCAACAACTTCCACCTGTACACGATCGTCCTCGGCTCGCAGACCCTGCACGCCACCGGCTACGCCATGGGCATCACCAAGGACGGCGCGGACTCCGCCGTGATCGCCTACTTCGGCGACGGCGCCTCCAGCCAGGGCGACGTCAACGAGTCCTTCGTCTTCTCCGCGGTCTACAACGCCCCGGTCGTGTTCTTCTGCCAGAACAACCAGTGGGCCATCTCCGAGCCCATCGAGAAGCAGACCCGCGTCCCGCTCTACCAGCGCGCCGCCGGCTTCGGCTTCCCCGGCGTCCGCGTCGACGGCAACGACGTCCTCGCCTGCCTGGCCGTGACCCGGTCGGCGCTCGAGCGCGCCCGCCGCGGCGAGGGCCCGACGCTCATCGAGGCCTACACCTACCGCATGGCCGCCCACACCACCTCCGACGACCCGACCCGCTACCGCCGCGACGCGGAGCGCGAGGAGTGGGAGGCCAAGGACCCGATCGCGCGCCTCAAGGCGTACATGGAGCGCGAGGGCCACGCCGACGCCGCCTTCTTCGAGGAGCTGGAGACGGAGAGCGAGGCGCTGGGCAAGCACGTCCGCGAGGTCGTCCGCGCCATGCCCGTCCCGGAGCACATGGCGATCTTCGACAACGTGTACGCGGACGGGCACGCGCTCGTCGACGAGGAGCGCGCTCAGTTCGCCGCGTACCAGGCGTCCTTCGAGGGCGGAGAGGCCGAGTAA
- a CDS encoding alpha-ketoacid dehydrogenase subunit beta, with protein MAVQKLPLAKALNESLRKALETDPKVLVMGLDVGKLGGVFRITDGLQKDFGEDRVIDTPLAESGIVGTAIGLALRGYRPVVEIQFDGFVFPAYDQIVSQLAKMRARSLGTVKMPIVIRIPYGGGIGAVEHHSESPESLFAHVAGLKVVTPANSSDAYWMLQQAIQSDDPVIFFEPKRRYWDKGDLDTEAIPGELHKARVAREGTDLTLLAYGPMVKTCLEAAAVAAEEGKSIEVVDLRSISPLDFDTVQASVEKTRRLVVVHEAPVFFGSGAEIAARITERCFYHLEAPVLRVGGYHAPYPPARLEEEYLPGLDRVLDAVDRSLAF; from the coding sequence ATGGCTGTTCAGAAGCTTCCCCTGGCGAAGGCGCTCAACGAGTCGCTGCGCAAGGCCCTGGAGACCGACCCCAAGGTCCTCGTCATGGGCCTGGACGTCGGCAAGCTCGGCGGTGTCTTCCGGATCACCGACGGTCTGCAGAAGGACTTCGGCGAGGACCGGGTCATCGACACCCCGCTCGCCGAGTCCGGCATCGTCGGCACGGCGATCGGTCTCGCGCTGCGCGGCTACCGGCCGGTCGTGGAGATCCAGTTCGACGGCTTCGTCTTCCCGGCGTACGACCAGATCGTCTCCCAGCTGGCGAAGATGCGGGCCCGTTCGCTCGGCACGGTGAAGATGCCGATCGTCATCCGCATCCCGTACGGCGGCGGCATCGGCGCCGTCGAGCACCACTCCGAGTCCCCCGAGTCGCTCTTCGCGCACGTCGCCGGCCTCAAGGTGGTCACCCCGGCGAACTCCTCGGACGCCTACTGGATGCTCCAGCAGGCGATCCAGAGCGACGACCCCGTCATCTTCTTCGAGCCCAAGCGCCGCTACTGGGACAAGGGCGACCTCGACACCGAGGCGATCCCCGGCGAGCTGCACAAGGCCCGGGTCGCCCGCGAGGGCACGGACCTGACGCTCCTCGCGTACGGCCCGATGGTGAAGACCTGCCTGGAGGCGGCCGCGGTCGCCGCCGAGGAGGGCAAGTCGATCGAGGTCGTGGACCTGCGCTCGATCTCCCCGCTCGACTTCGACACGGTCCAGGCCTCGGTGGAGAAGACCCGCCGCCTGGTCGTGGTCCACGAGGCCCCGGTCTTCTTCGGCTCCGGCGCGGAGATCGCCGCCCGGATCACCGAGCGCTGCTTCTACCACCTGGAGGCCCCCGTCCTGCGGGTCGGCGGCTACCACGCGCCGTATCCGCCGGCGCGCCTGGAGGAGGAGTACCTGCCCGGTCTGGACCGCGTGCTCGACGCCGTCGACCGCTCGCTGGCGTTCTGA
- a CDS encoding dihydrolipoamide acetyltransferase family protein, which yields MPDVGEGLTEAEILKWYVQPGDTVTDGQVVCEVETAKAAVELPSPFDGVVHELRFPEGTTVDVGQVIISVNVGGDAAPEAPAAPVAEPVPAAVPAPAAAEESEPQGRQPVLVGYGVAASSTKRRARKTTAEAPAAAAPAAPVVPAPVVPEQLNGHGPAAGRPLAKPPVRKLAKDLGVDLATVTPTGPDGVITREDVHAAAAPAVEAPAPVAAPVAAPAAVPAAPVVEAGARETRIPIKGVRKATAAAMVGSAFTAPHVTEFVTFDITRTMKLVEELKSDKDMAGLRVNPLLLIAKAVLVAAKRNPDINAAWDEAAQEIVLKHYVNLGIAAATPRGLIVPNIKDAHAQTLPELSRSLSELVATAREGKTTPAAMQGGTFTITNVGVFGVDTGTPILNPGESAILAVGAIKLQPWVHKGKVKPRHVTTLALSFDHRLVDGELGSKFLADVAAILEQPKRLITWA from the coding sequence ATGCCCGACGTGGGCGAGGGCCTGACCGAGGCCGAGATCCTCAAGTGGTACGTCCAGCCCGGTGACACGGTCACCGACGGCCAGGTCGTCTGCGAGGTCGAGACGGCCAAGGCCGCCGTCGAGCTGCCGAGCCCCTTCGACGGCGTGGTGCACGAGCTGCGCTTCCCCGAGGGCACCACGGTCGACGTCGGCCAGGTCATCATCTCGGTGAACGTGGGCGGAGACGCGGCCCCGGAGGCCCCCGCGGCCCCGGTCGCCGAACCCGTCCCCGCCGCCGTCCCGGCCCCGGCCGCCGCCGAGGAGTCCGAGCCGCAGGGCCGCCAGCCGGTCCTGGTCGGCTACGGCGTGGCCGCGAGCTCCACCAAGCGCCGGGCGCGCAAGACGACGGCGGAGGCCCCGGCCGCCGCCGCGCCCGCCGCCCCGGTGGTCCCCGCCCCGGTGGTCCCGGAGCAGCTCAACGGCCACGGCCCCGCGGCCGGCCGGCCGCTGGCCAAGCCGCCGGTGCGCAAGCTGGCCAAGGACCTGGGCGTCGACCTGGCGACGGTCACCCCGACCGGCCCGGACGGCGTCATCACCCGCGAGGACGTGCACGCGGCGGCCGCTCCGGCCGTCGAGGCGCCGGCGCCCGTGGCGGCCCCGGTCGCGGCACCCGCCGCGGTGCCGGCGGCTCCGGTCGTCGAGGCCGGCGCCCGGGAGACCCGTATCCCCATCAAGGGCGTACGGAAGGCCACGGCGGCGGCGATGGTCGGCTCGGCCTTCACCGCGCCGCACGTCACCGAGTTCGTGACCTTCGACATCACGCGCACGATGAAGCTGGTCGAGGAGCTCAAGTCCGACAAGGACATGGCGGGCCTGCGGGTCAACCCGCTCCTCCTGATCGCCAAGGCGGTCCTGGTCGCGGCCAAGCGCAACCCGGACATCAACGCGGCCTGGGACGAGGCCGCCCAGGAGATCGTGCTCAAGCACTACGTGAACCTGGGCATCGCCGCGGCCACCCCGCGCGGGCTGATCGTGCCGAACATCAAGGACGCGCACGCCCAGACCCTGCCCGAGCTGTCGCGCTCCCTGAGCGAGCTGGTCGCCACCGCCCGAGAGGGCAAGACGACCCCGGCGGCCATGCAGGGCGGCACCTTCACCATCACCAACGTCGGCGTCTTCGGCGTCGACACCGGTACGCCCATCCTGAACCCGGGCGAGTCCGCGATCCTCGCGGTCGGCGCGATCAAGCTCCAGCCCTGGGTCCACAAGGGCAAGGTGAAGCCGCGTCACGTCACCACCCTCGCGCTCTCCTTCGACCACCGCCTGGTCGACGGCGAGCTCGGCTCCAAGTTCCTGGCCGACGTGGCCGCGATCCTGGAGCAGCCGAAGCGGCTCATCACCTGGGCGTAA
- a CDS encoding GntR family transcriptional regulator, producing the protein MASAPPAADRVYMHVKQAVLDRRYEGGTLLTEGELAQAVGVSRTPVREALLKLEMEGLLKLYPKKGALVLAVSAQEIADVVETRLLVEEFAVRRAVPPAPGLVERLEELLEEQKRRAEAGDLAEVAATDRAFHAEIVQHAGNQILARLYDQLRDRQLRMGVAVMQSQPDRIAKNIVEHAEILERIKSGDVEGAAGCVRQHLSWVKVLVRGEAR; encoded by the coding sequence ATGGCATCAGCACCCCCGGCGGCAGACCGCGTCTACATGCACGTCAAGCAGGCGGTGCTCGACCGCCGGTACGAAGGGGGGACCCTGCTCACCGAGGGGGAGCTCGCCCAGGCGGTGGGGGTGTCGCGGACGCCGGTGCGGGAGGCGCTGCTCAAGCTGGAGATGGAGGGGCTGCTCAAGCTCTATCCGAAGAAGGGGGCCCTCGTGCTCGCGGTCTCCGCGCAGGAGATCGCCGACGTCGTCGAGACCCGGCTGCTCGTCGAGGAGTTCGCGGTGCGGCGCGCCGTGCCCCCCGCGCCCGGTCTGGTCGAGCGGCTGGAGGAGCTGCTGGAGGAGCAGAAGCGGCGGGCCGAGGCGGGGGACCTGGCCGAGGTCGCCGCCACCGACCGGGCCTTCCACGCCGAGATCGTCCAGCACGCCGGCAACCAGATCCTCGCCCGGCTCTACGACCAGCTGCGGGACCGGCAGTTGCGGATGGGGGTGGCCGTGATGCAGTCCCAGCCCGACCGGATCGCCAAGAACATCGTCGAGCACGCCGAGATCCTGGAGCGGATCAAGTCCGGCGACGTCGAGGGGGCCGCCGGCTGCGTCCGGCAGCACCTGAGCTGGGTCAAGGTCCTGGTCCGGGGTGAGGCCCGGTGA
- a CDS encoding MFS transporter — protein sequence MSRGNGYGAAVTLPGDPPGGRRAALVWGVGVAVYFVAVIFRTSLGVAGLDAADRFGVNASALSTFSILQLLVYAGMQIPVGLLVDRLGTKKVLTIGVLLFTLGQLGFALSPTYGMALASRALLGCGDAMTFISVLRLGTRWFPARRGPMVAQLAGLVGMAGNLVSTIVIARLLHGLGWTAAFAGSAAAGVVVLVLLLLFLKDHPEGHEPEPVPHAGAAFVRRQIGESWREPGTRLGMWVHFTTQFPAMVFLLLWGLPFLVEAQGLSRETAGSLLTLVVASNMVVGLVYGQIIARHHAARAPLALGTVAATATLWATTLVYPGEHAPMWLLVTLCTVLGACGPASMIGFDFARPANPPERQGTASGIVNMGGFVASMTTLFAVGVLLDATGGDYRIAFSSVFVLEALGVVQILRLKSRTARRERERLVASRVEVVHVPA from the coding sequence GTGAGCCGCGGCAACGGATACGGGGCCGCCGTCACCCTGCCCGGGGACCCGCCCGGCGGGCGCCGGGCCGCGCTCGTCTGGGGCGTCGGCGTCGCCGTCTACTTCGTCGCCGTCATCTTCCGGACGTCCTTGGGCGTCGCCGGGCTCGACGCCGCCGACCGCTTCGGCGTCAACGCCTCCGCCCTGTCGACCTTCTCCATCCTCCAGCTGCTCGTCTACGCGGGCATGCAGATACCCGTCGGCCTCCTGGTCGACCGGCTCGGCACCAAGAAGGTGCTGACCATCGGCGTCCTGCTGTTCACCCTCGGACAGCTGGGCTTCGCGCTCTCCCCCACGTACGGCATGGCGCTGGCCTCCCGGGCCCTGCTCGGCTGCGGTGACGCCATGACCTTCATCAGCGTGCTGCGGCTGGGCACCCGGTGGTTCCCCGCCCGCCGCGGGCCGATGGTCGCCCAGCTCGCCGGGCTCGTCGGCATGGCCGGCAACCTCGTCTCGACGATCGTCATCGCCCGGCTCCTGCACGGCCTCGGCTGGACCGCCGCCTTCGCGGGCAGCGCCGCCGCCGGCGTGGTCGTCCTCGTCCTGCTGCTGCTCTTCCTCAAGGACCACCCCGAGGGGCACGAGCCCGAGCCGGTGCCGCACGCGGGCGCCGCGTTCGTCCGTCGGCAGATCGGCGAGTCCTGGCGGGAGCCCGGCACCCGGCTCGGGATGTGGGTGCACTTCACCACCCAGTTCCCCGCCATGGTCTTCCTGCTGCTCTGGGGCCTGCCGTTCCTCGTCGAGGCGCAGGGGCTCAGCCGCGAGACCGCCGGGTCGCTGCTCACCCTGGTGGTGGCCTCCAACATGGTGGTGGGGCTCGTCTACGGGCAGATCATCGCCCGGCACCACGCGGCCCGCGCCCCGCTCGCGCTCGGCACCGTCGCCGCGACCGCCACCCTGTGGGCGACGACCCTCGTCTATCCCGGTGAGCACGCCCCGATGTGGCTGCTCGTCACCCTGTGCACGGTCCTCGGCGCCTGCGGGCCCGCCTCGATGATCGGCTTCGACTTCGCCCGGCCCGCCAACCCGCCGGAGCGGCAGGGCACCGCCTCCGGGATCGTCAACATGGGCGGCTTCGTCGCCTCCATGACCACGCTCTTCGCCGTCGGCGTCCTGCTCGACGCCACCGGCGGCGACTACCGGATCGCCTTCTCCTCCGTCTTCGTCCTCGAAGCCCTCGGGGTCGTGCAGATCCTGCGCCTCAAGTCCCGCACCGCCCGCCGGGAACGGGAGCGGCTCGTCGCCAGCCGGGTGGAGGTCGTGCACGTCCCGGCCTGA
- a CDS encoding maleylpyruvate isomerase family mycothiol-dependent enzyme has translation MTVHPSLQNYADAWTHSIEAIAELVQPLAEGEWNRATPCPGWSVRDIVSHVIGMETEMLGDPRPIHSLPRDLYHVRSDFARYMEMQVDVRRHHTAPEMTSELEYVLIRRARQLRNENRQPDALIRAPLGAEQTLELAYRMRAFDCWVHEQDLRTTLGVPGNLDSPGAFITRDVLLEALPFVVAKEAGAPASSAVVIDVTGPVEFLRTVRVDAEGNGSVDGAPSLGPAVTLMTDWETFVRLACGRVRPAEVADRVKTEGDEDLARAILDHFAVTPN, from the coding sequence GTGACCGTCCATCCCAGCCTCCAGAACTACGCCGACGCCTGGACCCACTCCATCGAGGCGATAGCCGAGCTGGTGCAGCCGCTCGCGGAGGGCGAGTGGAACCGCGCCACCCCGTGCCCCGGCTGGTCGGTCCGCGACATCGTCTCCCATGTCATCGGCATGGAGACCGAGATGCTGGGCGACCCGCGCCCGATCCACAGCCTCCCCCGCGACCTCTACCACGTACGCAGCGACTTCGCCCGCTACATGGAGATGCAGGTCGACGTGCGGCGCCACCACACGGCGCCGGAGATGACCTCGGAGCTGGAGTACGTCCTGATCCGCCGGGCCCGCCAGCTGCGCAACGAGAACCGGCAGCCCGACGCGCTGATCCGCGCCCCCCTCGGCGCCGAGCAGACGCTGGAACTGGCCTACCGGATGCGCGCCTTCGACTGCTGGGTGCACGAGCAGGACCTGCGCACCACCCTCGGCGTTCCCGGCAACCTGGACTCCCCCGGCGCGTTCATCACGCGGGACGTGCTGCTGGAGGCGCTGCCGTTCGTGGTCGCGAAGGAGGCGGGCGCGCCCGCGAGTTCGGCGGTCGTGATCGACGTGACCGGGCCGGTGGAGTTCCTGCGGACGGTACGGGTGGACGCCGAGGGCAACGGCTCGGTCGACGGCGCGCCGTCGCTCGGCCCGGCGGTGACGCTGATGACGGACTGGGAGACCTTCGTGCGCCTGGCCTGCGGCCGGGTCCGGCCGGCCGAGGTGGCCGACCGGGTCAAGACCGAGGGCGACGAGGACCTGGCGCGGGCGATCCTGGACCACTTCGCGGTCACGCCCAACTAG